A single window of Salvia splendens isolate huo1 chromosome 6, SspV2, whole genome shotgun sequence DNA harbors:
- the LOC121809641 gene encoding wings apart-like protein 2 isoform X4 — MWNIFIPRRPLVLQLVMKLSPTSWQNVFSQLLRQCCLPHSSRARNDIFPSKSSLTIYHCTNTPLTDQELDFLVTILGLLVNLMEKDVGNRSRLAAVSVSLPCLVGLDLRKQSNMIPILCSIFLSNQGIEDAAGEGKCLSWEDEESIIQGEKEAEKIIVEAYAALLLAFLSMESKKVRNTIAESLPGRNLKILVPVLERFVEFHLTLNVISPETHFTVLKVIESCKMP, encoded by the exons ATGTGGAATATCTTCATTCCCAGGAGACCTCTTGTTCTTCAGTTGGTGATGAAGTTAAGTCCAACCTCTTGGCAGAATGTCTTCTCACAGCTATTAAG acAATGTTGTTTGCCACACTCAAGTCGCGCAAGGAATGACATTTTTCCATCTAAATCAAGCCTCACTATCTACCATTGCACCAATACACCTCTCACTGACCAAGAGCTAGATTTTCTTGTCACCATATTGGGTTTGCTCGTGAATTTGATGGAGAAGGATGTTGGTAACAG ATCTCGGCTTGCCGCAGTTAGTGTTTCACTACCCTGCCTAGTAGGTCTTGACTTGAGGAAGCAAAGCAATATGATTCCAATTCTGTGCTCAATCTTTTTGTCTAATCAAGGCATTGAGGATGCTGCCGGAGAGGGAAAATGTTTGTCCTGG GAGGATGAAGAATCCATAATACAAGGAGAGAAGGAAGCTGAGAAAATTATTGTAGAAGCTTATGCTGCTCTTCTTCTTGCTTTTCTTTCAATGGAAAG CAAGAAAGTGCGCAACACCATTGCAGAAAGCCTTCCCGGTCGCAACTTGAAAATTCTTGTTCCGGTGCTGGAGAGatttgtg GAATTCCATCTGACGCTAAATGTGATCTCGCCGGAGACACATTTTACTGTTCTCAAAGTCATCGAATCATGTAAGATGCCATGA
- the LOC121809638 gene encoding lactosylceramide 4-alpha-galactosyltransferase-like, translating into MIAAATISCSEMTIEKITDTFLSELLSHLQRSKKSFYALVSLLSLCLLAYNSASVFCAKVPFPPKTSPEPALFLPENVAAKSRKFFSISFSAKQPPFPPELKSHLPLLHKNPNFAKEVDDFYPKRRKRQKFAKVKPFQVRVRNFFNKNSSNSACESRFFMTWISSAESFGEREMFSITSLFKTHPNGCLIIASNSLDSAIGMQILKPLLRKGFRLMPISPNFEFLFKGTPAEVWYNQLMQGNVDTGEVALGQNLSNLLRLGLLYRFGGIYLDTDMIILKSFGGLRNVIGAQAIDLESGNWTRLNNAVMIFDEGHPLVFKFIQEFALTFDGNKWGHNGPYLVSRVVARVGGRPGYNFTVMPPMAFYPVDWSKVRGLFEGPQSLSHSKWLLAKLRQIQSESFAVHLWNKQSRGFEVEKGSVIQHLMFGCGVE; encoded by the coding sequence ATGATAGCAGCCGCAACTATTTCTTGTTCAGAAATGACAATTGAGAAAATCACTGATACTTTCTTGTCTGAGCTTCTTTCCCATTTGCAGAGAAGCAAGAAATCTTTCTACGCTTTggtttctcttctctctctctgccTCTTAGCCTACAACAGCGCCTCCGTTTTCTGCGCCAAAGTCCCCTTCCCGCCCAAAACCTCGCCGGAGCCCGCTCTCTTCTTGCCGGAAAATGTCGCCGCTAAATCAAGAAAGTTCTTCTCCATTTCTTTCTCTGCAAAGCAGCCGCCTTTCCCACCAGAGCTCAAATCCCATTTGCCCCTTTTGCACAAGAATCCTAATTTTGCAAAAGAAGTCGACGACTTCTACCCAAAGCGGCGGAAAAGGCAGAAATTCGCAAAGGTGAAGCCTTTTCAAGTTCGGGTGAGGAACTTCTTCAACAAGAATTCATCAAATTCTGCCTGCGAATCTCGCTTTTTCATGACGTGGATCTCATCGGCGGAGTCCTTTGGAGAGAGGGAGATGTTTTCCATCACCAGTTTGTTCAAGACGCATCCAAATGGGTGCTTAATCATAGCCTCGAATTCACTCGATTCAGCAATTGGGATGCAAATCTTGAAACCCTTATTGAGAAAGGGTTTTAGGTTAATGCCAATTTCCCCCAATTTCGAATTCTTGTTCAAGGGCACTCCAGCAGAGGTGTGGTACAACCAGTTGATGCAGGGAAATGTGGATACTGGTGAAGTTGCATTAGGGCAGAATCTCTCCAATCTGCTTAGGCTTGGATTGCTGTATAGATTTGGTGGGATTTACTTAGACACTGATATGATAATCTTGAAGAGTTTTGGGGGTTTGAGGAATGTCATTGGTGCTCAAGCTATTGATCTTGAATCAGGGAATTGGACCAGATTGAATAATGCAGTGATGATCTTTGATGAGGGGCATCCACTTGTGTTCAAGTTCATCCAAGAATTTGCACTCACCTTTGATGGGAACAAATGGGGCCACAACGGGCCCTACCTGGTGTCGAGGGTGGTGGCGAGGGTTGGGGGGCGTCCGGGGTACAACTTCACGGTGATGCCACCGATGGCGTTCTACCCCGTGGATTGGAGCAAGGTCCGGGGCCTGTTTGAAGGGCCGCAGAGCCTGAGCCACTCCAAGTGGCTGCTCGCGAAGCTTAGGCAGATACAGAGCGAGAGCTTCGCTGTGCATCTGTGGAATAAGCAGAGCAGGGGGTTTGAGGTTGAGAAGGGGAGTGTGATCCAACACCTCATGTTTGGTTGTGGTGTTGAGTAa